In Vigna angularis cultivar LongXiaoDou No.4 chromosome 8, ASM1680809v1, whole genome shotgun sequence, one DNA window encodes the following:
- the LOC108345774 gene encoding somatic embryogenesis receptor kinase 1 isoform X2 — MERKFWGFVFFWWVLLAHPLCLVSANMEGDALHNLRTNLQDPNNVLQSWDPTLVNPCTWFHVTCNNDNSVIRVDLGNAALSGQLVPQLGQLKNLQYLELYSNNISGPIPSDLGNLTNLVSLDLYLNHFSGPIPESLGKLSKLRFLRLNNNSLTGPIPMSLTNVTALQVLDLSNNRLSGVVPDNGSFSLFTPISFTNNLDLCGPVTGHPCPGSPPFSPPPPFVPPSPISGGNSATGAIAGGVAAGAALLFAAPAIAFAWWRRRKPQEFFFDVPAEEDPEVHLGQLKRFSLRELQVATDTFSNKNILGRGGFGKVYKGRLADGSLVAVKRLKEERTPGGELQFQTEVEMISMAVHRNLLRLRGFCMTPTERLLVYPYMANGSVASCLRERPAHQQPLDWPTRKRIALGSSRGLSYLHDHCDPKIIHRDVKAANILLDEEFEAVVGDFGLAKLMDYKDTHVTTAVRGTIGHIAPEYLSTGKSSEKTDVFGYGIMLLELITGQRAFDLARLANDDDVMLLDWVKGLLKEKKLEMLVDPDLHSNYIDAEVEQLIQVALLCTQGFPMDRPKMSEVVRMLDGDGLAERWDEWQKVEVLRQEVDLTPHSNSDWIVDSTENLHAVELSGPR; from the exons ATGGAGAGAAAGTTTTGGGGGTTTGTTTTCTTCTGGTGGGTGCTCTTAGCTCACCCATTGTGCTTGGTTTCTGCTAACATGGAag GTGACGCCTTACATAACCTGAGGACAAATTTACAGGATCCTAACAATGTTTTGCAAAGTTGGGACCCTACATTGGTGAATCCATGCACGTGGTTTCATGTAACATGCAACAATGATAATAGTGTCATTAGAGT TGATCTGGGAAATGCTGCTTTGTCTGGTCAACTTGTTCCACAGCTTGGCCAACTTAAAAACTTACAGTATTT GGAACTTTACAGCAATAACATTAGTGGACCAATTCCAAGTGATCTGGGAAATCTTACTAATTTGGTGAGCTTGGATTTGTATCTGAACCACTTCAGTGGACCTATCCCAGAGTCATTGGGCAAGTTGTCAAAATTGCGCTTCCT CCGGCTTAACAACAACAGCCTTACTGGTCCTATTCCCATGTCACTGACTAATGTCACTGCTTTGCAAGTGCT GGATTTGTCTAATAACCGTCTCTCAGGTGTGGTTCCTGATAATGGCTCCTTCTCACTATTCACTCCCATCAG TTTTACCAACAACTTGGACTTATGTGGCCCAGTCACTGGGCACCCTTGTCCTGGGTCACCAccattttctcctcctcctccttttGTCCCACCATCCCCGATCTCAG GAGGAAATAGTGCCACTGGTGCAATAGCTGGAGGAGTAGCTGCAGGTGCTGCTCTGTTATTTGCTGCTCCAGCAATTGCATTTGCATGGTGGCGTCGAaggaaaccacaagaatttttCTTTGATGTACCTG CTGAAGAAGATCCAGAAGTACACCTTGGGCAGCTCAAGAGGTTCTCACTCCGGGAACTGCAAGTTGCAACAGATACTTTTAGTAATAAAAACATTCTTGGAAGGGGAGGATTTGGTAAGGTGTACAAAGGACGCTTGGCAGATGGTTCACTGGTTGCTGTGAAAAGATTGAAAGAGGAGCGCACACCTGGTGGGGAACTTCAGTTTCAGACTGAAGTAGAGATGATCAGCATGGCTGTGCACCGAAATCTCCTCCGTTTACGTGGGTTCTGTATGACACCAACAGAAAGACTACTTGTATATCCTTACATGGCTAATGGAAGTGTTGCCTCATGCTTAAGAG AGCGTCCAGCACATCAACAACCCCTTGATTGGCcaacaagaaaaagaatagCATTGGGATCATCAAGAGGTCTTTCATATTTGCATGATCACTGTGATCCAAAGATTATCCACCGTGATGTAAAAGCTGCAAACATATTGTTGGATGAGGAGTTTGAGGCTGTTGTTGGGGATTTTGGGTTGGCTAAACTGATGGACTACAAGGACACCCATGTTACGACTGCTGTACGAGGCACAATTGGGCACATAGCCCCAGAGTACTTATCTACTGGTAAATCTTCAGAGAAAACTGACGTATTTGGTTATGGTATAATGCTTCTGGAGCTGATCACTGGACAAAGGGCTTTTGACTTAGCTCGACTTGCGAATGATGATGATGTTATGTTGCTAGATTGG GTTAAAGGACTTTTGAAGGAAAAGAAGCTAGAAATGCTTGTGGACCCTGATCTCCATAGCAATTACATAGATGCTGAGGTGGAACAGTTAATTCAGGTTGCACTGCTTTGCACACAAGGTTTCCCTATGGACCGGCCTAAGATGTCAGAAGTGGTGCGAATGCTTGATGGTGACGGTTTGGCCGAAAGATGGGACGAGTGGCAAAAGGTGGAGGTTCTGCGCCAGGAAGTGGATCTCACCCCTCATTCCAATTCTGATTGGATTGTTGACTCAACTGAAAATCTACATGCAGTTGAGTTATCTGGTCCAAGGTAA
- the LOC108345774 gene encoding somatic embryogenesis receptor kinase 1 isoform X3 yields MERKFWGFVFFWWVLLAHPLCLVSANMEGDALHNLRTNLQDPNNVLQSWDPTLVNPCTWFHVTCNNDNSVIRVELYSNNISGPIPSDLGNLTNLVSLDLYLNHFSGPIPESLGKLSKLRFLRLNNNSLTGPIPMSLTNVTALQVLDLSNNRLSGVVPDNGSFSLFTPISFTNNLDLCGPVTGHPCPGSPPFSPPPPFVPPSPISGPGGNSATGAIAGGVAAGAALLFAAPAIAFAWWRRRKPQEFFFDVPAEEDPEVHLGQLKRFSLRELQVATDTFSNKNILGRGGFGKVYKGRLADGSLVAVKRLKEERTPGGELQFQTEVEMISMAVHRNLLRLRGFCMTPTERLLVYPYMANGSVASCLRERPAHQQPLDWPTRKRIALGSSRGLSYLHDHCDPKIIHRDVKAANILLDEEFEAVVGDFGLAKLMDYKDTHVTTAVRGTIGHIAPEYLSTGKSSEKTDVFGYGIMLLELITGQRAFDLARLANDDDVMLLDWVKGLLKEKKLEMLVDPDLHSNYIDAEVEQLIQVALLCTQGFPMDRPKMSEVVRMLDGDGLAERWDEWQKVEVLRQEVDLTPHSNSDWIVDSTENLHAVELSGPR; encoded by the exons ATGGAGAGAAAGTTTTGGGGGTTTGTTTTCTTCTGGTGGGTGCTCTTAGCTCACCCATTGTGCTTGGTTTCTGCTAACATGGAag GTGACGCCTTACATAACCTGAGGACAAATTTACAGGATCCTAACAATGTTTTGCAAAGTTGGGACCCTACATTGGTGAATCCATGCACGTGGTTTCATGTAACATGCAACAATGATAATAGTGTCATTAGAGT GGAACTTTACAGCAATAACATTAGTGGACCAATTCCAAGTGATCTGGGAAATCTTACTAATTTGGTGAGCTTGGATTTGTATCTGAACCACTTCAGTGGACCTATCCCAGAGTCATTGGGCAAGTTGTCAAAATTGCGCTTCCT CCGGCTTAACAACAACAGCCTTACTGGTCCTATTCCCATGTCACTGACTAATGTCACTGCTTTGCAAGTGCT GGATTTGTCTAATAACCGTCTCTCAGGTGTGGTTCCTGATAATGGCTCCTTCTCACTATTCACTCCCATCAG TTTTACCAACAACTTGGACTTATGTGGCCCAGTCACTGGGCACCCTTGTCCTGGGTCACCAccattttctcctcctcctccttttGTCCCACCATCCCCGATCTCAGGTCCAG GAGGAAATAGTGCCACTGGTGCAATAGCTGGAGGAGTAGCTGCAGGTGCTGCTCTGTTATTTGCTGCTCCAGCAATTGCATTTGCATGGTGGCGTCGAaggaaaccacaagaatttttCTTTGATGTACCTG CTGAAGAAGATCCAGAAGTACACCTTGGGCAGCTCAAGAGGTTCTCACTCCGGGAACTGCAAGTTGCAACAGATACTTTTAGTAATAAAAACATTCTTGGAAGGGGAGGATTTGGTAAGGTGTACAAAGGACGCTTGGCAGATGGTTCACTGGTTGCTGTGAAAAGATTGAAAGAGGAGCGCACACCTGGTGGGGAACTTCAGTTTCAGACTGAAGTAGAGATGATCAGCATGGCTGTGCACCGAAATCTCCTCCGTTTACGTGGGTTCTGTATGACACCAACAGAAAGACTACTTGTATATCCTTACATGGCTAATGGAAGTGTTGCCTCATGCTTAAGAG AGCGTCCAGCACATCAACAACCCCTTGATTGGCcaacaagaaaaagaatagCATTGGGATCATCAAGAGGTCTTTCATATTTGCATGATCACTGTGATCCAAAGATTATCCACCGTGATGTAAAAGCTGCAAACATATTGTTGGATGAGGAGTTTGAGGCTGTTGTTGGGGATTTTGGGTTGGCTAAACTGATGGACTACAAGGACACCCATGTTACGACTGCTGTACGAGGCACAATTGGGCACATAGCCCCAGAGTACTTATCTACTGGTAAATCTTCAGAGAAAACTGACGTATTTGGTTATGGTATAATGCTTCTGGAGCTGATCACTGGACAAAGGGCTTTTGACTTAGCTCGACTTGCGAATGATGATGATGTTATGTTGCTAGATTGG GTTAAAGGACTTTTGAAGGAAAAGAAGCTAGAAATGCTTGTGGACCCTGATCTCCATAGCAATTACATAGATGCTGAGGTGGAACAGTTAATTCAGGTTGCACTGCTTTGCACACAAGGTTTCCCTATGGACCGGCCTAAGATGTCAGAAGTGGTGCGAATGCTTGATGGTGACGGTTTGGCCGAAAGATGGGACGAGTGGCAAAAGGTGGAGGTTCTGCGCCAGGAAGTGGATCTCACCCCTCATTCCAATTCTGATTGGATTGTTGACTCAACTGAAAATCTACATGCAGTTGAGTTATCTGGTCCAAGGTAA
- the LOC108345774 gene encoding somatic embryogenesis receptor kinase 1 isoform X4 gives MELYSNNISGPIPSDLGNLTNLVSLDLYLNHFSGPIPESLGKLSKLRFLRLNNNSLTGPIPMSLTNVTALQVLDLSNNRLSGVVPDNGSFSLFTPISFTNNLDLCGPVTGHPCPGSPPFSPPPPFVPPSPISGPGGNSATGAIAGGVAAGAALLFAAPAIAFAWWRRRKPQEFFFDVPAEEDPEVHLGQLKRFSLRELQVATDTFSNKNILGRGGFGKVYKGRLADGSLVAVKRLKEERTPGGELQFQTEVEMISMAVHRNLLRLRGFCMTPTERLLVYPYMANGSVASCLRERPAHQQPLDWPTRKRIALGSSRGLSYLHDHCDPKIIHRDVKAANILLDEEFEAVVGDFGLAKLMDYKDTHVTTAVRGTIGHIAPEYLSTGKSSEKTDVFGYGIMLLELITGQRAFDLARLANDDDVMLLDWVKGLLKEKKLEMLVDPDLHSNYIDAEVEQLIQVALLCTQGFPMDRPKMSEVVRMLDGDGLAERWDEWQKVEVLRQEVDLTPHSNSDWIVDSTENLHAVELSGPR, from the exons AT GGAACTTTACAGCAATAACATTAGTGGACCAATTCCAAGTGATCTGGGAAATCTTACTAATTTGGTGAGCTTGGATTTGTATCTGAACCACTTCAGTGGACCTATCCCAGAGTCATTGGGCAAGTTGTCAAAATTGCGCTTCCT CCGGCTTAACAACAACAGCCTTACTGGTCCTATTCCCATGTCACTGACTAATGTCACTGCTTTGCAAGTGCT GGATTTGTCTAATAACCGTCTCTCAGGTGTGGTTCCTGATAATGGCTCCTTCTCACTATTCACTCCCATCAG TTTTACCAACAACTTGGACTTATGTGGCCCAGTCACTGGGCACCCTTGTCCTGGGTCACCAccattttctcctcctcctccttttGTCCCACCATCCCCGATCTCAGGTCCAG GAGGAAATAGTGCCACTGGTGCAATAGCTGGAGGAGTAGCTGCAGGTGCTGCTCTGTTATTTGCTGCTCCAGCAATTGCATTTGCATGGTGGCGTCGAaggaaaccacaagaatttttCTTTGATGTACCTG CTGAAGAAGATCCAGAAGTACACCTTGGGCAGCTCAAGAGGTTCTCACTCCGGGAACTGCAAGTTGCAACAGATACTTTTAGTAATAAAAACATTCTTGGAAGGGGAGGATTTGGTAAGGTGTACAAAGGACGCTTGGCAGATGGTTCACTGGTTGCTGTGAAAAGATTGAAAGAGGAGCGCACACCTGGTGGGGAACTTCAGTTTCAGACTGAAGTAGAGATGATCAGCATGGCTGTGCACCGAAATCTCCTCCGTTTACGTGGGTTCTGTATGACACCAACAGAAAGACTACTTGTATATCCTTACATGGCTAATGGAAGTGTTGCCTCATGCTTAAGAG AGCGTCCAGCACATCAACAACCCCTTGATTGGCcaacaagaaaaagaatagCATTGGGATCATCAAGAGGTCTTTCATATTTGCATGATCACTGTGATCCAAAGATTATCCACCGTGATGTAAAAGCTGCAAACATATTGTTGGATGAGGAGTTTGAGGCTGTTGTTGGGGATTTTGGGTTGGCTAAACTGATGGACTACAAGGACACCCATGTTACGACTGCTGTACGAGGCACAATTGGGCACATAGCCCCAGAGTACTTATCTACTGGTAAATCTTCAGAGAAAACTGACGTATTTGGTTATGGTATAATGCTTCTGGAGCTGATCACTGGACAAAGGGCTTTTGACTTAGCTCGACTTGCGAATGATGATGATGTTATGTTGCTAGATTGG GTTAAAGGACTTTTGAAGGAAAAGAAGCTAGAAATGCTTGTGGACCCTGATCTCCATAGCAATTACATAGATGCTGAGGTGGAACAGTTAATTCAGGTTGCACTGCTTTGCACACAAGGTTTCCCTATGGACCGGCCTAAGATGTCAGAAGTGGTGCGAATGCTTGATGGTGACGGTTTGGCCGAAAGATGGGACGAGTGGCAAAAGGTGGAGGTTCTGCGCCAGGAAGTGGATCTCACCCCTCATTCCAATTCTGATTGGATTGTTGACTCAACTGAAAATCTACATGCAGTTGAGTTATCTGGTCCAAGGTAA
- the LOC108345774 gene encoding somatic embryogenesis receptor kinase 1 isoform X1, giving the protein MERKFWGFVFFWWVLLAHPLCLVSANMEGDALHNLRTNLQDPNNVLQSWDPTLVNPCTWFHVTCNNDNSVIRVDLGNAALSGQLVPQLGQLKNLQYLELYSNNISGPIPSDLGNLTNLVSLDLYLNHFSGPIPESLGKLSKLRFLRLNNNSLTGPIPMSLTNVTALQVLDLSNNRLSGVVPDNGSFSLFTPISFTNNLDLCGPVTGHPCPGSPPFSPPPPFVPPSPISGPGGNSATGAIAGGVAAGAALLFAAPAIAFAWWRRRKPQEFFFDVPAEEDPEVHLGQLKRFSLRELQVATDTFSNKNILGRGGFGKVYKGRLADGSLVAVKRLKEERTPGGELQFQTEVEMISMAVHRNLLRLRGFCMTPTERLLVYPYMANGSVASCLRERPAHQQPLDWPTRKRIALGSSRGLSYLHDHCDPKIIHRDVKAANILLDEEFEAVVGDFGLAKLMDYKDTHVTTAVRGTIGHIAPEYLSTGKSSEKTDVFGYGIMLLELITGQRAFDLARLANDDDVMLLDWVKGLLKEKKLEMLVDPDLHSNYIDAEVEQLIQVALLCTQGFPMDRPKMSEVVRMLDGDGLAERWDEWQKVEVLRQEVDLTPHSNSDWIVDSTENLHAVELSGPR; this is encoded by the exons ATGGAGAGAAAGTTTTGGGGGTTTGTTTTCTTCTGGTGGGTGCTCTTAGCTCACCCATTGTGCTTGGTTTCTGCTAACATGGAag GTGACGCCTTACATAACCTGAGGACAAATTTACAGGATCCTAACAATGTTTTGCAAAGTTGGGACCCTACATTGGTGAATCCATGCACGTGGTTTCATGTAACATGCAACAATGATAATAGTGTCATTAGAGT TGATCTGGGAAATGCTGCTTTGTCTGGTCAACTTGTTCCACAGCTTGGCCAACTTAAAAACTTACAGTATTT GGAACTTTACAGCAATAACATTAGTGGACCAATTCCAAGTGATCTGGGAAATCTTACTAATTTGGTGAGCTTGGATTTGTATCTGAACCACTTCAGTGGACCTATCCCAGAGTCATTGGGCAAGTTGTCAAAATTGCGCTTCCT CCGGCTTAACAACAACAGCCTTACTGGTCCTATTCCCATGTCACTGACTAATGTCACTGCTTTGCAAGTGCT GGATTTGTCTAATAACCGTCTCTCAGGTGTGGTTCCTGATAATGGCTCCTTCTCACTATTCACTCCCATCAG TTTTACCAACAACTTGGACTTATGTGGCCCAGTCACTGGGCACCCTTGTCCTGGGTCACCAccattttctcctcctcctccttttGTCCCACCATCCCCGATCTCAGGTCCAG GAGGAAATAGTGCCACTGGTGCAATAGCTGGAGGAGTAGCTGCAGGTGCTGCTCTGTTATTTGCTGCTCCAGCAATTGCATTTGCATGGTGGCGTCGAaggaaaccacaagaatttttCTTTGATGTACCTG CTGAAGAAGATCCAGAAGTACACCTTGGGCAGCTCAAGAGGTTCTCACTCCGGGAACTGCAAGTTGCAACAGATACTTTTAGTAATAAAAACATTCTTGGAAGGGGAGGATTTGGTAAGGTGTACAAAGGACGCTTGGCAGATGGTTCACTGGTTGCTGTGAAAAGATTGAAAGAGGAGCGCACACCTGGTGGGGAACTTCAGTTTCAGACTGAAGTAGAGATGATCAGCATGGCTGTGCACCGAAATCTCCTCCGTTTACGTGGGTTCTGTATGACACCAACAGAAAGACTACTTGTATATCCTTACATGGCTAATGGAAGTGTTGCCTCATGCTTAAGAG AGCGTCCAGCACATCAACAACCCCTTGATTGGCcaacaagaaaaagaatagCATTGGGATCATCAAGAGGTCTTTCATATTTGCATGATCACTGTGATCCAAAGATTATCCACCGTGATGTAAAAGCTGCAAACATATTGTTGGATGAGGAGTTTGAGGCTGTTGTTGGGGATTTTGGGTTGGCTAAACTGATGGACTACAAGGACACCCATGTTACGACTGCTGTACGAGGCACAATTGGGCACATAGCCCCAGAGTACTTATCTACTGGTAAATCTTCAGAGAAAACTGACGTATTTGGTTATGGTATAATGCTTCTGGAGCTGATCACTGGACAAAGGGCTTTTGACTTAGCTCGACTTGCGAATGATGATGATGTTATGTTGCTAGATTGG GTTAAAGGACTTTTGAAGGAAAAGAAGCTAGAAATGCTTGTGGACCCTGATCTCCATAGCAATTACATAGATGCTGAGGTGGAACAGTTAATTCAGGTTGCACTGCTTTGCACACAAGGTTTCCCTATGGACCGGCCTAAGATGTCAGAAGTGGTGCGAATGCTTGATGGTGACGGTTTGGCCGAAAGATGGGACGAGTGGCAAAAGGTGGAGGTTCTGCGCCAGGAAGTGGATCTCACCCCTCATTCCAATTCTGATTGGATTGTTGACTCAACTGAAAATCTACATGCAGTTGAGTTATCTGGTCCAAGGTAA